From a region of the Phaeodactylum tricornutum CCAP 1055/1 chromosome 4, whole genome shotgun sequence genome:
- a CDS encoding predicted protein, which yields MNLTECDERGADCKDRRASDASKSSLGAVSMDDENPLMTLVDAAASILGTKVARREVSVPGSPLGPQINVCSDAKASGLTVKESPNVIPGTKEDLFGSSSIKLTFAEQLFDILQNEENHDVLQWMPDGCSFIIVNHKKFILDKMPKLFNIRNMSSFVRKLGRWGFSRVHEKATRNSDIFRHPFFVREMREECRKKVKCIGRIPSSSNSKPSVGQVNGVPYKQHLYSVLHDRHLDDVCPRYGDRSDVPRSTSQPMSNLSEGSRSSLYRDDLLPSQGVHLTQSSPNRVTFLDEHLHRVLPELPFSNKSLLPSGLPANLPLFNKSKNSDLQYRGKEGVFVKASATSETSAAALFSQYEKQLQEHQIKRSSLASQLSQQSAYEEARWLSELDHQLAEQQVALEQRRVALEQQRIIKQRQVLMEQRQAMEKRFGGQVFDPRYSQATKGTGSLQEESRGNDNLTSSIADNLQRGRDGVCFTPNMSRKEAIRALLWEERELGFTGGRR from the coding sequence ATGAATTTGACGGAATGTGATGAAAGGGGGGCAGACTGTAAGGATAGACGGGCCTCGGATGCGTCAAAATCTTCTCTTGGAGCAGTATCAATGGACGATGAAAATCCGTTAATGACTCTTGTAGATGCTGCCGCTTCAATACTAGGAACCAAAGTAGCCCGACGAGAAGTATCTGTTCCAGGCTCTCCTTTGGGGCCGCAAATTAATGTTTGTAGTGATGCAAAGGCAAGCggtttaactgtaaaagaaaGCCCCAACGTCATTCCCGGAACAAAGGAGGATTTGTTTGGCAGTTCGTCAATAAAGCTGACATTCGCAGAACAGCTCTTTGATATTTTGCAGAACGAAGAAAACCATGATGTTCTCCAATGGATGCCTGATGGATGCTCTTTTATAATCGTGAACCATAAGAAGTTTATTCTCGACAAAATGCCTAAGTTGTTCAACATTCGCAACATGTCATCGTTTGTGAGAAAATTGGGACGGTGGGGGTTCAGCCGCGTTCATGAGAAAGCGACGAGAAATTCCGATATTTTTAGACACCCCTTTTTTGTCAGGGAAATGCGCGAGGAGTGTCGGAAGAAGGTTAAATGTATCGGCCGGATTCCGTCCTCTTCAAATTCAAAGCCTTCGGTTGGTCAGGTGAACGGTGTTCCCTACAAGCAACATTTATATTCTGTTCTACACGATAGGCATTTAGATGATGTCTGCCCACGGTATGGAGACAGATCCGATGTGCCTCGTTCCACGTCTCAACCTATGTCGAATCTAAGCGAAGGGTCACGTTCGTCCTTGTACCGTGACGATCTGTTGCCATCACAAGGAGTCCATCTTACCCAAAGTTCCCCAAATAGAGTGACTTTTCTTGACGAGCATCTGCATCGTGTACTTCCAGAGCTAcccttttccaacaaatctTTGTTGCCTTCCGGATTACCGGCAAACCTTCCTTTGTTCAACAAATCCAAGAACTCTGATCTTCAGTACCGAGGCAAGGAAGGTGTGTTCGTAAAGGCATCAGCTACCTCTGAGACCTCTGCAGCGGCCCTGTTCTCACAGTATGAGAAACAGCTTCAAGAACACCAAATCAAACGATCCTCCTTAGCGAGCCAGCTCTCGCAGCAATCAGCTTACGAAGAAGCGAGGTGGTTGTCTGAGCTTGATCATCAGCTTGCTGAACAGCAAGTTGCTCTAGAGCAGCGGAGAGTGGCTTTGGAACAACAAAGAATAATAAAGCAACGGCAGGTCCTAATGGAGCAAAGacaagcaatggaaaagcgCTTTGGTGGCCAGGTTTTCGATCCGAGATACTCTCAAGCCACGAAAGGTACAGGGTCACTACAGGAGGAGTCTAGAGGGAACGACAACCTGACATCATCAATAGCTGACAATCTTCAACGTGGCAGAGATGGGGTTTGTTTTACACCGAACATGAGTAGAAAGGAAGCCATCCGCGCTCTTCTTTGGGAAGAGCGCGAACTAGGGTTCACTGGAGGTCGAAGATGA
- a CDS encoding predicted protein, with protein MPGIHRDLSGDSGNFSDDELLSILNQLGVQPRSSARHEERGMYLFSENRDSVARERPASAASASILARPSVPAKRQASLYEDLLQCQHDIGRAASNPEQQLISAWAESRPSTSTRVRDRPGRFVSDSRQSPLTVNSTKANKGSFRHPIPRDYFRRSDSSSNDNSSGSVAPTNWESTYKTKELSEVTSSSDLSNCSSLHKNSDPEDFSFRRSAYISECLSRVGEPSVLEGNFHERGDAVNDEVRAQQHILCKIQEEQERKMLELALAQSAADVVITTSQCHSRHTCNLNQRSEAMTQRPVSSIDLSFEQDQLELVLKLSEQESSVKHCNAGFQISEGEERLLQLVTRASGIIVSSSKTVDTEEEEQHMMQLALTLSKQEYQASYPTKPYQRVAFLPRELSLRDSTSGLLLDKLTTEETTINTNHHKDWSESAADTWKQSQSLALAEFKTMVGSTAFKDTIALAKYQVDDDSERTEMLRRGQLETIGAIRTGRAHVIECHGCNERLQAPIHYSLVYCISCGVVSPGKTAKFIWRREE; from the coding sequence ATGCCTGGTATACATCGCGATCTTTCTGGCGACTCGGGCAATTTTTCAGATGACGAACTCTTATCAATTCTAAATCAGCTCGGGGTTCAACCTCGGTCTTCGGCGCGTCATGAGGAAAGGGGAATGTATCTCTTCTCTGAAAATCGTGATAGCGTCGCAAGAGAGCGCCCAGCATCCGCTGCTTCAGCTTCTATCCTTGCACGTCCTTCAGTGCCAGCGAAGCGACAGGCTTCTCTGTACGAAGATCTCCTTCAATGCCAGCATGATATTGGCCGCGCAGCTTCGAATCCTGAACAACAATTAATATCTGCTTGGGCAGAAAGCAGACCGTCAACATCTACTAGGGTACGCGATCGCCCAGGCCGCTTTGTTTCCGATTCACGGCAATCGccacttactgttaattctACCAAAGCAAACAAGGGATCTTTTCGCCATCCAATTCCACGCGATTATTTTAGACGATCCGATTCGTCATCAAACGATAACTCGTCCGGTTCAGTAGCGCCCACAAACTGGGAATCCACCTACAAGACAAAGGAGCTTTCAGAAGTAACGTCGTCTTCTGATCTGTCGAATTGTTCGTCATTGCACAAAAACTCAGATCCAGAGGATTTTTCTTTCCGGAGAAGTGCATACATTTCTGAATGCCTTTCTCGTGTTGGCGAGCCTTCTGTGCTTGAAGGAAACTTTCATGAGCGTGGCGATGCGGTGAACGACGAAGTACGCGCTCAGCAACACATTCTTTGCAAAATACAGGAAGAACAAGAGAGAAAGATGCTAGAACTTGCTCTTGCACAATCTGCTGCCGATGTTGTGATCACTACATCTCAATGTCATTCACGGCATACATGCAATTTGAATCAAAGATCTGAGGCCATGACTCAACGTCCAGTTTCGAGCATTGACTTGTCCTTTGAACAAGATCAACTAGAGCTGGTTCTCAAGTTATCAGAGCAGGAATCATCTGTCAAGCATTGTAATGCGGGATTTCAAATAAGTGAGGGTGAAGAGCGTCTGCTTCAGTTAGTAACACGCGCGTCAGGAATAATAGTGTCCAGTTCAAAAACGGTGGAcaccgaggaagaagaacaacACATGATGCAACTAGCATTGACGCTTTCCAAGCAAGAATATCAAGCTAGCTACCCCACCAAGCCATATCAAAGAGTAGCCTTTCTACCCCGAGAGCTGTCGTTGCGCGATAGCACATCTGGGCTGCTGTTGGACAAGCTTACAACCGAAGAGACCACAATCAACACTAACCACCACAAAGACTGGTCTGAATCAGCTGCTGATACCTGGAAGCAAAGCCAAAGTCTAGCATTGGCCGAATTTAAGACAATGGTAGGCTCCACAGCATTTAAAGACACAATCGCTTTGGCAAAATACCAGGtagacgacgacagcgagCGTACCGAGATGCTTCGAAGGGGGCAACTTGAGACCATTGGCGCCATTCGTACTGGGCGGGCCCATGTAATTGAGTGCCATGGTTGTAATGAGCGACTGCAGGCACCTATTCACTACTCATTGGTATACTGTATCTCATGTGGAGTTGTCAGTCCAGGAAAGACTGCAAAATTTATTTGGCGCAGGGAAGAGTAA
- a CDS encoding predicted protein yields MVVRLRLQRFGRTHSPFYRMVAANHKAPRDGRHLEVVGTYNPIANKHGVKEIRLKTDRLKYWLSVGAQPSDRVAWILGKFGVLPPAPRMYNPQKMKTKKESK; encoded by the coding sequence ATGGTGGTTCGCTTACGTTTGCAACGGTTTGGTCGTACGCACTCGCCGTTTTACCGAATGGTAGCGGCCAACCATAAGGCCCCTCGTGATGGCCGCCATCTCGAGGTTGTGGGGACATACAACCCTATAGCAAACAAGCACGGTGTAAAAGAAATCCGTCTTAAGACGGATCGTTTGAAATATTGGCTGAGCGTTGGCGCCCAACCATCAGATCGCGTTGCCTGGATCTTGGGTAAATTTGGTGTTCTGCCACCGGCACCTCGAATGTACAATCCGCAGAAGatgaaaacgaaaaaggaatcgaaatga
- a CDS encoding predicted protein — MGKVHGSLARAGKVKGQTPKVEAQEDKKKQPRGRAKKRLQYNRRYVNVVTGMGGKRVGPNSNADKMK, encoded by the coding sequence ATGGGAAAAGTTCACGGATCTCTCGCGCGTGCTGGTAAAGTCAAGGGCCAAACCCCGAAGGTGGAAGCTCAGGAAGATAAGAAAAAACAGCCCCGAGGCCGTGCCAAGAAGCGCCTCCAATACAATCGACGCTATGTAAATGTAGTAACAGGCATGGGAGGAAAGCGAGTGGGACCGAACTCCAACGCTGATAAGATGAAATAA
- a CDS encoding predicted protein — MNTGNGWPNGGTMNGSGSGVVRSSSSAGDLGSSPVVRATEGWLELFLTPPEKYFFSRWEEIIRDRSLVHNNTRWIFQYLATFLPDNLAPNVITLAGFLLLGNAWYITNTYGEYYPIGCTVLCCIHIFLFFIFNSLTGLHADRIRQHTALSDFFKYACDSASTVWLLMLTTYCLGASLETQWYAVQASQLVLLLKHLSAFKRHAGLRYSPTAGPGEVLMTCNTLLVARVVLGLDHLQQIYDKVMFSVMGILDMEYELTGGELVRLTYYTLFVASVVQALRLQEPHGWTRFGLTSSLMMRLVPALLLQWDVSFPLIVMDVVCDGFFLAVLTSDLILAKMSNRELHAWVVLMSLAAVLSYSTILILVAVYYVAVFSDLCFYLNLPLLATCRNVYCDGIYDLCHIGHKRAFQNALSLGNRLLVGVVGDEDASHYKRPPVMSHAERCAEVEACKAVTKVIQNAPCFGLTQAFLDEHQIHVVAFGEEYLTKYKNPDDDPYYGYVRKIGIAYPLPRTNTLSTTDLIERIHKASLEKNSPT, encoded by the exons ATGAACACTGGTAATGGATGGCCGAACGGTGGAACAATGAACGGAAGCGGCTCAGGCGTCGTTCGCTCAAGTAGCAGCGCAGGAGATCTAGGTTCCAGCCCCGTCGTCAGGGCAACCGAAGGGTGGCTCGAGCTGTTTTTGACTCCCCCCGAAAAATACTTCTTCAGTCGATGGGAAGAAATCATTCGGGATCGGTCCCTAGTTCACAACAACACACGATGGATATTTCAGTATTTGGCAACCTTTCTTCCAGACAACCTGGCTCCCAATGTCATTACACTAGCTGGTTTCCTACTTTTGGGGAATGCTTGGTATATTACGAACACATATGGGGAATATTATCCTATCGGGT GTACGGTACTGTGCTGTATTCAtattttcctctttttcattttcaacTCGTTGACCGGGCTGCATGCCGATCGAATTCGCCAACACACTGCATTGagcgattttttcaaatATGCTTGCGATTCTGCATCTACTGTCTGGCTGCTTATGTTGACTACGTACTGCTTAGGTGCATCATTGGAAACACAGTGGTACGCAGTGCAGGCCAGTCAGCTGGTCCTGCTCCTCAAGCACTTGAGCGCCTTCAAACGGCACGCTGGCTTGCGTTATTCGCCGACAGCAGGACCTGGTGAAGTCCTGATGACATGTAACACTTTGCTTGTTGCCCGGGTGGTGTTGGGTTTAGaccatttgcagcaaataTACGACAAAGTCATGTTCTCGGTCATGGGTATTTTGGATATGGAGTACGAACTGACTGGGGGGGAACTGGTACGATTGACATACTATACCTTGTTTGTCGCATCCGTCGTACAAGCATTGCGCTTGCAAGAACCCCACGGATGGACCAGATTTGGCCTCACTTCCAGTTTAATGATGCGCCTGGTACCagctcttcttcttcaatggGATGTGTCGTTTCCTTTGATCGTCATGGATGTTGTTTGCGACGGCTTCTTCCTGGCGGTCCTCACGAGCGATCTTATCCTTGCAAAAATGTCGAATCGTGAATTGCATGCATGGGTAGTCTTGATGAGTTTGGCTGCGGTTCTGAGTTACTCAACTATTCTAATTCTTGTGGCGGTGTATTATGTCGCTGTTTTTTCAGACCTGTGCTTCTATCTGAATCTTCCGCTACTGGCAACATGTCGGAATGTTTACTGCGATGGCATTTACGACTTGTGTCATATTGGACACAAACGAGCATTCCAAAATGCACTAAGTTTGGGGAATCGCCTACTTGTGGGAGTGGTGGGAGATGAGGATGCGTCGCATTATAAGCGCCCACCGGTCATGTCTCACGCCGAGCGCTGTGCGGAGGTGGAAGCATGCAAAGCTGTTACCAAGGTAATTCAGAATGCTCCTTGTTTTGGACTGACTCAAGCGTTTCTAGACGAGCATCAAATTCATGTCGTTGCCTTTGGAGAGGAATATTTGACGAAGTACAAGAACCCTGACGATGATCCCTACTACGGATACGTAAGAAAGATAGGAATTGCCTACCCACTACCAAGAACAAATACCCTGAGCACAACAGATCTTATTGAACGCATTCACAAAGCCTCTCTGGAGAAAAACTCGCCGACTTGA